Proteins from one Mycobacterium adipatum genomic window:
- a CDS encoding TetR/AcrR family transcriptional regulator, with product MSDTALESTRRRLSAKQADTVDRLGKAALDLLGREGFSALTVRRVAAQAGVGAATAYTYFSSKEHLVAEVFWRRLVESPLAEHESPDPATRVLEVLEQISSLVAGEPEFAGAVTNALLGKDPDVDVLRGRIGADIRARLVAALGAAVDPDVIEALELLYTGTLVWAGMGYEAYPEISLRLLKSARLILR from the coding sequence GTGTCCGATACGGCCCTGGAGTCGACGCGCCGTCGGTTGAGCGCCAAGCAGGCCGATACCGTGGACCGGCTGGGCAAGGCTGCGCTCGATCTGCTGGGCCGCGAGGGTTTCTCGGCACTGACCGTGCGGCGGGTGGCCGCGCAGGCCGGTGTCGGAGCCGCCACCGCCTACACCTACTTCTCCTCCAAGGAACACCTCGTCGCCGAGGTGTTCTGGCGCAGGCTCGTCGAGTCGCCGCTGGCCGAACACGAGTCGCCGGATCCGGCGACCCGCGTGCTCGAGGTGCTGGAGCAGATCTCGTCGCTGGTGGCCGGTGAACCCGAGTTCGCGGGTGCGGTGACCAACGCGCTGCTCGGCAAGGACCCCGACGTGGACGTGCTGCGCGGGCGCATCGGCGCGGATATCCGGGCTCGCCTGGTCGCGGCGCTGGGGGCGGCGGTGGATCCCGATGTCATCGAGGCGCTCGAACTGCTCTACACCGGCACGCTGGTGTGGGCCGGGATGGGATATGAGGCCTACCCCGAGATTTCCCTGCGGTTGCTCAAATCGGCGCGGCTGATCCTGCGCTGA
- a CDS encoding TetR/AcrR family transcriptional regulator: MHESRPFRTRLFDGLASSIAEHGYRATTVADIVRHARTSKRTFYSEFTDKEECFVELLRADHEQLLLAIRTAVNPESDWREQVRQAATAYVDHIGARPGITLSWIRELPALGTTVRSIQRAAMSDLTDLLIDLSDSPGFRRAELAPVRRELAVVLLGGLRELTALTVEDELPAESILEPAVLAAEALLSAGSAAPI; encoded by the coding sequence ATGCACGAAAGCCGGCCCTTTCGCACCCGCCTGTTCGACGGTCTGGCGTCGTCCATCGCCGAGCACGGCTACCGCGCCACCACGGTGGCCGATATCGTGCGGCACGCCCGGACCTCCAAGCGCACGTTCTACAGCGAATTCACCGACAAGGAAGAGTGTTTCGTCGAGCTGCTACGAGCCGACCACGAACAATTGCTGCTGGCGATCCGGACCGCCGTGAACCCCGAATCGGATTGGCGGGAGCAGGTGCGACAGGCCGCCACCGCCTATGTCGACCATATCGGCGCGCGTCCGGGGATCACGCTGAGCTGGATCCGGGAACTGCCCGCGCTCGGCACCACCGTGCGGTCCATTCAACGAGCGGCCATGAGCGATCTCACCGATCTGCTCATCGACCTGTCCGACAGTCCGGGCTTCCGGCGTGCCGAGCTGGCCCCGGTCCGCCGGGAACTCGCCGTCGTCCTGCTCGGCGGGCTGCGGGAGCTGACGGCGCTCACGGTGGAAGACGAGTTGCCCGCCGAATCCATCCTGGAGCCCGCGGTGCTCGCCGCCGAGGCATTGCTCAGCGCAGGATCAGCCGCGCCGATTTGA
- a CDS encoding cytochrome P450, with protein sequence MSEATITEVPAVRLPPGPTVSRALMGIGFALFRRPVVARLADKYGSAFTMALPVFGPTVIVTDSQLAKQLFTASPDDVGNIQPNLSRILGPGSVFALDRGEHKRRRRLLTPPFHGKSIKNYERIFEEETLRESANWPVGQEFATLEPMMRITLNAILRAVFGADGAHLDELRRIIPPWVTLGSRCATLPTPKREYGRWHPWGRLADYRRRYDDVVGRLIDDVAADPGLDERDDVLALLLRSTYEDGSAMSRQDIADELLTLLAAGHETTASTMGWVFERISRHPEVLARLVEEAAGDDNEYRQAVILETQRVRTVIDFSGRHVYAPTFELGEWVIPQGHSIVVSLSQLHEREFDDAARFDPQRFVGNRPPLAWVPYGGGTRRCVGAVFANVEMDIVLRTVLRHFTIATTTAPGEKVHSRGVAFTPKRGGRVVLHRR encoded by the coding sequence ATGAGCGAAGCGACCATCACCGAAGTTCCCGCCGTGCGCCTTCCACCGGGCCCGACCGTCAGCCGGGCGCTGATGGGCATCGGGTTCGCGCTGTTCCGCCGCCCCGTGGTGGCGCGGCTGGCCGACAAGTACGGGTCGGCATTCACCATGGCGCTACCGGTCTTCGGGCCCACCGTGATCGTCACCGATTCGCAGCTGGCCAAGCAGCTGTTCACCGCCAGCCCCGACGACGTGGGCAACATCCAGCCGAACCTGTCCAGGATCCTCGGGCCCGGCTCGGTATTCGCGCTCGACCGCGGGGAACACAAGCGACGGCGCCGGCTGCTCACACCGCCCTTCCACGGAAAGAGCATCAAGAACTACGAGCGGATCTTCGAGGAAGAGACGCTCCGCGAATCCGCGAATTGGCCGGTCGGTCAGGAGTTCGCGACGCTGGAGCCGATGATGCGGATCACCCTGAACGCGATCCTGCGGGCGGTGTTCGGCGCTGACGGCGCACACCTGGACGAGCTGCGCAGGATCATCCCCCCGTGGGTGACGTTGGGTTCCCGCTGCGCGACATTGCCCACCCCCAAGCGGGAATACGGTCGGTGGCACCCATGGGGCCGACTGGCCGACTACCGCCGCCGCTATGACGACGTCGTGGGCCGATTGATCGACGACGTGGCCGCCGATCCCGGGCTCGACGAACGTGACGACGTGCTGGCGTTGCTGCTGCGCAGTACCTACGAGGACGGCTCGGCGATGTCACGCCAGGACATCGCCGACGAATTGCTGACCCTGCTCGCCGCCGGGCACGAGACCACGGCGTCAACCATGGGTTGGGTGTTCGAGCGGATCAGCCGCCATCCCGAGGTGCTGGCCAGGCTGGTCGAGGAAGCTGCTGGTGACGACAACGAGTACCGCCAGGCCGTCATCCTGGAGACCCAGCGTGTCAGGACCGTCATCGACTTCTCCGGCAGGCACGTCTACGCGCCGACCTTCGAACTCGGTGAATGGGTGATCCCGCAGGGGCATTCCATCGTCGTCAGCCTGTCCCAGCTGCACGAGCGTGAATTCGACGATGCCGCACGGTTCGACCCGCAACGGTTCGTCGGCAACCGCCCGCCGTTGGCCTGGGTGCCCTACGGTGGCGGAACCCGCCGGTGCGTCGGCGCGGTGTTCGCGAACGTCGAGATGGACATCGTGCTGCGGACGGTGCTGCGGCACTTCACCATCGCCACCACCACCGCGCCGGGGGAGAAGGTGCACTCGCGAGGAGTGGCCTTCACGCCCAAGCGCGGCGGCCGGGTGGTGCTGCACCGGCGCTAG
- the msrA gene encoding peptide-methionine (S)-S-oxide reductase MsrA → MSDNQKAILAGGCFWGMQDLIRKQPGVVSTRVGYTGGQNDHATYRNHPGHAEAIEILFDPTQTDYRSLLEFFFQIHDPSTKNRQGNDVGSSYRSAIFYVDEDQKAVALDTIADVDASGLWPGKVVTEVVPEAPFWEAEPEHQDYLVRYPTGYTCHFPRPGWKLPKRAEV, encoded by the coding sequence ATGAGCGACAACCAGAAGGCGATCCTGGCCGGCGGCTGCTTCTGGGGTATGCAGGACCTGATCCGCAAGCAGCCCGGTGTGGTCTCCACCCGGGTGGGCTACACCGGCGGGCAGAACGACCATGCCACCTACCGCAACCACCCCGGTCACGCGGAGGCCATCGAGATCCTGTTCGATCCGACCCAGACCGACTACCGGTCGTTGTTGGAGTTCTTCTTCCAGATCCACGATCCGTCCACCAAGAACCGTCAGGGCAACGATGTCGGATCCAGCTACCGTTCGGCGATCTTCTACGTCGATGAGGATCAGAAGGCGGTGGCGCTGGACACCATCGCCGATGTCGACGCATCCGGTCTGTGGCCCGGCAAGGTCGTCACCGAGGTCGTACCCGAAGCTCCCTTCTGGGAGGCCGAGCCCGAGCATCAGGACTATCTGGTGCGCTATCCCACCGGGTACACCTGCCACTTCCCGCGCCCGGGCTGGAAGCTCCCCAAGCGCGCCGAGGTCTAG
- a CDS encoding nuclear transport factor 2 family protein: protein MTSRLFTRDELADAFATFEQTVAEAARTRNWDPWVDQYTVDVEYVEHAAGTMHGRDEVRPWIWKTMESFPGNHMTAFPALWTVIDESTSRVICELDNPMRDPGDGTIISATNISILTYAGDGLWRRQEDVYNPLRFLSAAMKWCKKAQELGTLDDEAAEWMKGMAR, encoded by the coding sequence GTGACGAGCAGGCTGTTCACCCGGGATGAATTGGCAGATGCATTCGCGACATTCGAGCAGACGGTCGCCGAGGCGGCCCGCACCCGGAACTGGGATCCCTGGGTGGACCAGTACACCGTCGATGTCGAATATGTGGAGCACGCGGCGGGCACGATGCACGGCCGCGACGAGGTGCGTCCGTGGATCTGGAAGACCATGGAGAGCTTCCCCGGAAATCACATGACGGCGTTCCCGGCGCTGTGGACGGTCATCGACGAATCCACGTCGCGGGTGATCTGTGAGCTCGACAACCCGATGCGCGATCCCGGCGACGGCACCATCATCAGCGCCACCAACATATCGATCCTCACCTACGCCGGTGACGGGCTCTGGCGGCGGCAGGAGGACGTTTACAACCCGTTGAGGTTCCTGTCCGCGGCGATGAAATGGTGCAAGAAGGCGCAGGAACTCGGCACACTCGACGACGAAGCGGCGGAGTGGATGAAGGGCATGGCCCGATGA
- a CDS encoding NAD-dependent epimerase/dehydratase family protein — translation MRALVVGANGYLGSHVVRQLVADGQDVRVMVREGANTIGIDDLDVQRFIGDIWDDEVLTAAMTGVDVIYYCVVDTRGWLRDPAPLFHTNVEGTRHVLDIAVRPEILSGLKKFVFTSSYATVGRRRGRVSTEEDIADERKLTPYVRSRVQAEKMVLQYARERGLPAVAMCVSTTYGGTDWGRTPHGAIIAGAAFGKLPFVMRGIELEAVGVNDAARALILAAEKGRVGQRYLISDKMISNAEVARIAAETAGVPAPARSIPLPVTYLLAAMGTIKGRLRRTDERLSLASLRLMRAEAPVDHGKAMRELGWHPTPVEESIREAARFWVGLRKSKRKTVG, via the coding sequence ATGAGGGCCCTCGTCGTAGGCGCCAACGGTTACCTCGGTTCGCACGTGGTGCGCCAGTTGGTGGCCGATGGGCAAGACGTCCGGGTGATGGTGCGTGAGGGCGCCAACACCATCGGCATCGACGATCTCGACGTGCAGCGCTTCATCGGCGATATCTGGGACGACGAGGTACTGACCGCGGCGATGACCGGCGTCGATGTCATCTACTACTGCGTGGTGGACACCCGCGGTTGGCTGCGCGATCCGGCACCGCTGTTCCACACCAATGTCGAGGGCACCCGGCACGTGCTGGACATCGCGGTACGCCCCGAGATCCTTTCGGGTCTAAAGAAATTTGTCTTCACCAGCAGCTACGCCACCGTGGGCCGCCGGCGCGGCCGGGTGTCCACCGAGGAGGACATCGCCGACGAGCGGAAGCTGACACCCTACGTGCGGTCCCGCGTGCAGGCCGAGAAGATGGTGTTGCAGTACGCACGGGAACGTGGCCTGCCGGCAGTCGCGATGTGCGTGTCGACCACCTACGGCGGCACCGATTGGGGCCGTACTCCGCACGGCGCGATCATCGCCGGCGCCGCCTTCGGCAAGCTGCCATTCGTGATGCGTGGTATCGAACTGGAAGCGGTGGGTGTCAACGATGCCGCCCGGGCGCTGATCCTGGCCGCCGAGAAGGGACGGGTGGGGCAGCGATACCTGATCTCGGACAAGATGATCAGCAACGCCGAGGTGGCCCGCATCGCGGCCGAGACGGCCGGTGTTCCGGCGCCGGCCCGGTCGATACCCTTACCGGTGACCTACCTGCTCGCCGCGATGGGCACGATCAAGGGACGGCTGCGCCGCACGGACGAGCGGCTGTCCCTGGCGTCACTGCGGCTGATGCGCGCGGAAGCGCCGGTCGATCACGGCAAGGCGATGCGCGAACTCGGTTGGCACCCAACCCCGGTCGAAGAGAGCATTCGAGAGGCGGCCCGGTTCTGGGTGGGGCTGCGCAAGTCCAAACGCAAAACCGTGGGCTGA